From a single Silene latifolia isolate original U9 population chromosome 6, ASM4854445v1, whole genome shotgun sequence genomic region:
- the LOC141587207 gene encoding ubiquitin carboxyl-terminal hydrolase 3-like isoform X1 — protein MPSSISTNSKRRIQIVLSFIILLFTVLRLYLIDQFFVENRKRSLLTEQMAAGSQSVKRWLPLEANPDVMNQFLWGLGLPEGEAECNDVYGLDEELLAMVPQPVLAVLFLYPLTTESEAERVKEDSVDKEYNKKVYFTQQTVGNACGTVGLLHAIGNVTSEIKLREDSFLDRFYKATANMNPRERALFLEKDTEMESAHSVAATAGDTVAPDIVDTHFICFSCVDGELYELDGRRARPVSHGPSSQETLLQDAAKVIKGIIQKNPNSMNFNVIAISRNSGAAH, from the exons ATGCCATCTAGCATTTCAACAAATAGCAAGCGAAGAATCCAAATTGTCCTCTCTTTTATTATACTCCTATTTACTGTTTTGCGACTCTACCTTATCGATCAATTTTTTGTTGAAAATCGAAAGCGCTCTCTACTAACAGAACAAATGGCCGCCGGATCGCAGTCAGTTAAACGATGGCTTCCTCTTGAAGCTAATCCCGATGTCATGAATCAG TTCCTATGGGGACTTGGTCTACCCGAAGGCGAAGCTGAGTGTAATGATGTTTACGGGTTGGATGAAGAGTTGCTTGCAATGGTGCCACAACCCGTTCTTGCCGTGCTTTTCCTCTATCCACTTACTACTGAG AGTGAAGCTGAGAGAGTGAAAGAAGACAGTGTTGATAAG GAGTACAACAAGAAAGTCTATTTCACACAGCAGACTGTGGGAAATGCGTGCGGGACAGTAGGGCTTTTACATGCTATTGGCAACGTCACGTCTGAGATTAAGCTTC GAGAAGATTCTTTTCTGGATAGATTTTATAAAGCCACAGCCAACATGAATCCTAGAGAG CGGGCCCTGTTCCTGGAGAAAGATACCGAAATGGAATCTGCTCATTCAGTAGCAGCTACTGCTGGTGATACTGTG GCCCCAGATATTGTGGATACTCATTTCATTTGCTTCTCTTGTGTTGATG GGGAACTGTATGAACTTGATGGTAGGAGAGCAAGACCAGTATCACACGGACCATCCTCTCAGGAAACTTTACTGCAG GATGCGGCAAAGGTTATCAAAGGAATCATTCAGAAAAACCCTAATTCGATGAACTTCAACGTTATAGCTATATCAAGGAACTCTGGAGCAGCACACTGA
- the LOC141587207 gene encoding ubiquitin carboxyl-terminal hydrolase 3-like isoform X2, which translates to MPSSISTNSKRRIQIVLSFIILLFTVLRLYLIDQFFVENRKRSLLTEQMAAGSQSVKRWLPLEANPDVMNQFLWGLGLPEGEAECNDVYGLDEELLAMVPQPVLAVLFLYPLTTESEAERVKEDSVDKEYNKKVYFTQQTVGNACGTVGLLHAIGNVTSEIKLREDSFLDRFYKATANMNPRERALFLEKDTEMESAHSVAATAGDTVKTLSRVEAKATNDSPFSRNLREALRC; encoded by the exons ATGCCATCTAGCATTTCAACAAATAGCAAGCGAAGAATCCAAATTGTCCTCTCTTTTATTATACTCCTATTTACTGTTTTGCGACTCTACCTTATCGATCAATTTTTTGTTGAAAATCGAAAGCGCTCTCTACTAACAGAACAAATGGCCGCCGGATCGCAGTCAGTTAAACGATGGCTTCCTCTTGAAGCTAATCCCGATGTCATGAATCAG TTCCTATGGGGACTTGGTCTACCCGAAGGCGAAGCTGAGTGTAATGATGTTTACGGGTTGGATGAAGAGTTGCTTGCAATGGTGCCACAACCCGTTCTTGCCGTGCTTTTCCTCTATCCACTTACTACTGAG AGTGAAGCTGAGAGAGTGAAAGAAGACAGTGTTGATAAG GAGTACAACAAGAAAGTCTATTTCACACAGCAGACTGTGGGAAATGCGTGCGGGACAGTAGGGCTTTTACATGCTATTGGCAACGTCACGTCTGAGATTAAGCTTC GAGAAGATTCTTTTCTGGATAGATTTTATAAAGCCACAGCCAACATGAATCCTAGAGAG CGGGCCCTGTTCCTGGAGAAAGATACCGAAATGGAATCTGCTCATTCAGTAGCAGCTACTGCTGGTGATACTGTG AAAACACTCTCTCGTGTTGAGGCTAAGGCTACAAACGATAGTCCTTTTTCTCGCAATTTGCGGGAGGCATTGAGGTGTTGA